One genomic region from Leptospira tipperaryensis encodes:
- a CDS encoding methyl-accepting chemotaxis protein, producing the protein MSSKQESKRKTDEEIIASGPAYINWIRLGLILLYYSSIAIGWKRTNAVQNTLYLVGTTAMLFYFLYSFFKIRTTGSISHLLSRIFVVADVLVLFLVMVGAAMDVPEFTTGMVKSPVLYGISYLYIISSGLLLAPNFILLIGALSVLSNIIVVSTAIQYGLILTEDIKLANSLGYASVSEQVTKILFIMACALIIRTLVKLFISLRGNSEYRQRELEESHKMIAERSNKMRESAMYLKDSSKNLKEFMSDFSLLVSTHASSFEEISSTMEEFQSQTESSADNVKNQFSNIESLIDHSSNLKSIIERISQFNQTLDQSLEKVRKSGSMVTGFVEELSKSLSSLGDSFRSVGEVNRIMSEVADRTNLLSLNASIEAARAGEAGKGFAVVAQEVSKLAESSAGNADLISKIIRDSSNHVVTGQKSAETTAGHVKEQDTLFQDLFARFDEFSKMFEEQKRINSLFFSTLDRLRSLSSEIELSSSEQKLGLHGIVEAISSLQSSMESLMEKSENLSEIVKELEVQADTLTKSEGL; encoded by the coding sequence ATGTCCTCGAAGCAAGAATCGAAAAGAAAAACAGACGAAGAAATCATTGCATCCGGTCCGGCGTACATCAATTGGATTCGCCTCGGTCTCATTTTACTCTATTATTCCTCAATCGCGATCGGTTGGAAGAGAACCAATGCAGTTCAGAATACGTTGTATCTGGTCGGAACTACGGCCATGTTGTTCTACTTTCTCTACAGTTTTTTTAAAATTAGAACGACCGGAAGTATTTCTCATCTCTTGAGTAGAATCTTCGTAGTTGCTGACGTTTTAGTTTTGTTTCTTGTGATGGTTGGCGCCGCGATGGATGTTCCTGAATTTACTACGGGGATGGTAAAGAGCCCGGTTCTTTATGGAATCAGTTATCTTTATATAATTTCTTCCGGTCTTCTTTTGGCGCCGAATTTTATTTTATTAATCGGGGCCTTATCCGTACTTTCGAATATAATTGTCGTTTCGACGGCAATCCAATACGGATTAATTTTAACAGAAGATATCAAACTCGCAAATTCATTGGGATATGCGTCGGTTTCGGAACAAGTCACGAAAATTCTTTTTATAATGGCGTGCGCTTTAATTATAAGAACTCTCGTAAAACTTTTTATTAGCTTAAGAGGAAACTCGGAATACAGACAAAGAGAATTAGAAGAATCTCATAAGATGATCGCGGAGAGAAGCAATAAGATGCGAGAATCCGCGATGTATCTCAAGGATTCATCTAAGAATCTAAAAGAATTCATGTCCGATTTTTCTCTTCTCGTTTCGACACACGCTTCCTCTTTTGAAGAGATCAGTTCGACGATGGAAGAATTTCAGTCACAAACGGAAAGCTCCGCGGATAACGTAAAAAATCAGTTTAGCAATATTGAAAGTTTAATCGATCACAGTTCCAATTTAAAATCCATCATCGAAAGAATTTCACAGTTCAATCAAACGTTGGATCAGAGTTTGGAAAAGGTTCGAAAATCCGGATCGATGGTGACCGGATTTGTCGAGGAACTTTCTAAGTCCCTTTCTTCTTTAGGAGATTCTTTTAGAAGTGTCGGCGAAGTAAACCGGATCATGTCCGAGGTCGCGGATCGAACTAATTTACTTTCTCTCAACGCTTCGATCGAGGCCGCAAGAGCAGGCGAGGCCGGGAAAGGATTTGCGGTTGTAGCGCAAGAAGTTTCGAAACTCGCAGAGAGCAGCGCGGGAAATGCGGATTTGATTTCCAAGATCATCCGAGATTCTTCCAATCACGTTGTCACCGGTCAGAAGTCGGCGGAAACAACCGCGGGCCACGTCAAAGAACAGGATACTTTATTTCAGGACTTATTCGCACGGTTCGATGAGTTTTCGAAAATGTTCGAGGAGCAGAAAAGAATAAATTCTCTCTTCTTTTCGACGTTGGATCGTCTCCGGTCCTTGTCCTCCGAAATAGAACTTTCTTCTTCGGAACAAAAGTTAGGACTTCATGGAATTGTAGAGGCGATCTCGTCGCTCCAGTCTTCGATGGAATCCCTGATGGAAAAGAGCGAGAACCTTTCCGAGATCGTAAAAGAACTCGAAGTCCAAGCGGACACGCTTACAAAATCAGAAGGGCTTTGA
- a CDS encoding OsmC family protein has protein sequence MSEHTIGLHWKKGPEEFKYDSYDRTHTIEYAGGQKLSGSSTTETFGKSEYANPEELLASSVCSCHFLTFLAVAAKSRYIVSAYEDKAIALLEKNAEGKMVVTKIDLYPKVTFEGERIPDKEALTELHEKAHRNCFISNSVKSEVTVHP, from the coding sequence ATGTCTGAACACACAATTGGCTTACATTGGAAAAAAGGTCCCGAAGAATTCAAATATGATTCTTACGATCGAACTCATACGATTGAATATGCGGGTGGACAAAAATTAAGCGGTTCTTCTACAACGGAAACTTTCGGAAAATCCGAATATGCCAATCCGGAAGAGCTGTTAGCCTCCTCCGTCTGCAGTTGTCATTTTCTCACCTTTCTCGCGGTGGCGGCGAAGAGTCGTTATATTGTATCTGCTTACGAAGATAAGGCGATCGCTCTCCTCGAAAAAAACGCCGAAGGCAAGATGGTCGTCACAAAAATCGATCTCTACCCTAAGGTAACATTCGAAGGAGAAAGAATCCCCGATAAGGAAGCCTTAACCGAACTTCATGAAAAAGCGCACAGAAATTGTTTCATTTCCAATTCAGTAAAAAGCGAAGTAACGGTTCATCCTTAA
- a CDS encoding SpoIIE family protein phosphatase, which translates to MDLIYLNYFSLASLIGVLFIGFTVFFFFSIQEKASGTIYLCIGLFSLGIFHLGYMVGFPFYGPWSVFHRWIVIPSPFLGFLFLIMFFLHYPEPVSKKIVRSIFFSALVGVIVICAWYFYESLSAKRVFYFSGHYWDFQINLFYKIYSVMVIFYTVIFMGIGTWRMFKLKGKERIITSIILIPLTLITLIPGILNAMSRDGAVSRELYQTVLDIALVIGLFVILVGYINYTSEKTSILSRITGITLATFFLVLQIVSLFIFNEYEDSYDLIKRKEVRLSVAGLDVSRDAEYVFEYDAELDSARPYSSHSSLQPNESVLREFRFFKISHSLFELPQLSNKDFGERVESILKKSPEGFEAYRAGVREYFSSKKEAQLSGKDVEFFFDTLEKKLVVFRNKYFHLPPKEKNDPVALEKLFHSDQPGISAYLKELKKNALAVNSSDPAKREKIFLNLLTQVRKQDERTYKGERIYELGGPIPKHYIAYFYVSPSNGKIYDVGFRYESLREYLHPTGKILYISALCIILLVLLGFRFFFQGALLNPLEEVVIGLREANSGNLDYRLQVKVEDEIGFIARSFNRMARSIQAARKRLQQYAEELEEKVQERTKELQQTLEEVQELKQQQDGDYFLTSLLIKPLGSNKARQENVKVDFLIEQKKKFSFRRFNDEIGGDINISNFIDLQDRFYTVFLNADAMGKSMQGAGGALVLGAVFESIIERTRMATIMKEQSPERWLKNAFLELHKVFESFDGSMLVSLVLGVVDDEAGLMYFINAEHPWTVLYRDGIASFIEDDLMFRKLGTTGMEGTVFIKTFQMEPGDIIIAGSDGRDDILLGTDREGGRIINDDEKQFLRKVEEARGELQGIYEGIHNHGALTDDLSLVRVSFKENLSESKIALAHERDQIRELLKKAKEGANNKEIEEAISFLEQAETLNNQIPEVKKLFVSLFLKKKDYRNAAIYAEGYLNLKPVDKEILYIASTAARKSGSFQKALDFGERLKLREPTHIKNLVNLAQIYIALKNYKRAMEMVEIALTVDPNHEVILKIQEILRKYSHNLAESES; encoded by the coding sequence ATGGATCTTATCTATTTAAATTATTTCTCACTGGCTTCGTTGATCGGAGTCCTCTTTATCGGTTTTACCGTATTCTTTTTCTTTTCGATTCAGGAAAAAGCCTCCGGCACGATATATCTTTGCATCGGATTGTTCAGTCTCGGGATCTTTCACCTTGGCTATATGGTCGGATTTCCGTTCTACGGACCTTGGTCCGTCTTTCACAGATGGATTGTCATTCCGTCTCCGTTCCTAGGATTTCTTTTTCTCATCATGTTTTTTCTTCACTACCCGGAACCGGTCTCGAAAAAAATAGTACGTTCGATTTTTTTCAGCGCGCTCGTCGGCGTTATCGTTATTTGTGCTTGGTATTTCTATGAGTCCTTAAGCGCCAAAAGAGTTTTCTATTTTTCAGGACACTACTGGGACTTTCAGATCAATCTCTTTTATAAAATTTATTCGGTAATGGTCATTTTCTATACGGTCATTTTTATGGGGATCGGAACGTGGAGAATGTTCAAGCTCAAAGGTAAGGAAAGAATCATCACGTCGATCATTTTGATTCCTTTAACGTTAATTACGCTTATCCCGGGAATTTTAAATGCGATGAGTCGGGACGGAGCGGTTTCAAGAGAATTGTATCAGACGGTTTTGGACATAGCCCTTGTCATCGGATTGTTTGTAATTCTTGTAGGTTATATCAATTATACGAGCGAGAAAACCTCTATCCTATCTAGGATTACTGGAATCACTCTCGCGACTTTCTTTCTCGTTTTACAGATCGTAAGTTTGTTTATCTTCAATGAATACGAAGATTCTTACGATCTGATTAAAAGAAAAGAAGTCAGACTTTCCGTCGCTGGCTTGGATGTGTCGCGTGACGCGGAATATGTTTTCGAGTATGACGCGGAATTGGATTCTGCCCGGCCTTATTCTTCCCATAGTTCGCTTCAGCCGAACGAATCAGTCTTACGAGAATTTAGATTTTTCAAAATTTCACATAGTTTATTCGAACTCCCGCAGCTTTCTAATAAAGATTTCGGTGAAAGAGTAGAATCGATTTTAAAAAAATCTCCGGAAGGTTTTGAAGCGTATCGCGCCGGGGTGAGAGAATATTTTTCTTCTAAAAAAGAGGCGCAACTTTCCGGAAAGGACGTTGAATTCTTCTTTGATACTTTGGAAAAGAAGTTAGTCGTTTTTAGGAACAAATACTTTCACTTGCCTCCGAAAGAAAAAAACGATCCCGTTGCGCTTGAAAAACTCTTTCATTCCGATCAACCGGGGATTTCCGCTTATCTCAAAGAATTAAAAAAGAACGCTTTAGCCGTGAATAGTTCCGATCCAGCAAAAAGGGAAAAAATCTTTCTCAACCTTCTCACTCAGGTTCGCAAACAGGATGAAAGAACGTATAAGGGCGAAAGAATCTATGAACTCGGTGGACCGATTCCAAAACACTATATCGCTTATTTTTATGTTTCTCCTTCGAACGGAAAGATCTACGACGTCGGCTTTCGATACGAATCCTTAAGAGAATATCTGCATCCAACGGGAAAAATTCTTTATATATCCGCACTTTGTATCATTCTTCTCGTACTTTTAGGATTTCGATTTTTCTTTCAAGGCGCTCTTCTCAATCCTCTGGAGGAAGTCGTTATCGGTCTGAGAGAAGCCAACTCCGGAAACTTGGATTATCGACTTCAAGTAAAGGTCGAAGACGAAATCGGATTTATCGCACGTTCGTTTAACAGAATGGCGCGTTCGATCCAAGCCGCGAGAAAACGTTTGCAACAGTACGCGGAGGAGTTGGAAGAAAAAGTTCAAGAACGAACGAAAGAACTCCAGCAAACTCTGGAAGAAGTGCAGGAATTAAAACAACAACAAGACGGAGATTATTTCTTAACTTCCCTTCTGATCAAACCTCTCGGTTCCAATAAGGCGCGTCAGGAGAACGTCAAGGTCGACTTTTTAATCGAACAGAAAAAGAAATTTTCCTTCCGAAGATTTAACGATGAGATCGGAGGCGATATCAATATCTCCAATTTTATCGATCTGCAAGATCGTTTTTATACCGTATTCTTAAACGCGGATGCGATGGGAAAATCGATGCAGGGAGCCGGGGGAGCCTTGGTTCTTGGAGCCGTCTTCGAATCGATCATTGAAAGAACGAGAATGGCGACGATCATGAAGGAACAATCTCCGGAACGTTGGTTAAAAAACGCATTCTTAGAATTGCATAAGGTTTTCGAAAGTTTCGATGGTTCGATGCTCGTCTCTCTCGTGTTAGGTGTTGTGGACGACGAGGCTGGGCTTATGTATTTTATCAACGCCGAACATCCTTGGACCGTTTTGTATAGGGACGGAATCGCAAGTTTTATCGAAGACGATTTGATGTTTCGTAAATTGGGAACGACCGGAATGGAAGGGACCGTCTTTATCAAAACCTTTCAAATGGAACCGGGAGATATCATCATCGCGGGTTCGGACGGAAGAGACGATATTCTTCTCGGAACGGATCGCGAAGGTGGAAGAATCATCAACGACGATGAAAAACAGTTTTTAAGAAAAGTGGAAGAAGCGCGCGGAGAATTGCAGGGAATCTACGAAGGAATTCACAATCACGGGGCTCTCACCGATGACCTTTCCTTGGTTCGAGTTTCTTTTAAAGAGAACCTGAGCGAATCCAAAATTGCACTGGCCCACGAAAGAGATCAGATTCGTGAACTTCTAAAAAAAGCGAAGGAAGGGGCAAACAATAAGGAAATCGAAGAAGCGATTTCCTTTCTGGAACAAGCGGAGACTTTGAATAACCAAATTCCGGAAGTAAAAAAATTGTTCGTAAGTCTATTTCTTAAAAAGAAGGACTATCGAAACGCCGCCATCTACGCGGAAGGTTATTTGAATCTAAAACCCGTGGATAAGGAAATTCTTTACATCGCCTCGACAGCCGCAAGAAAGTCGGGAAGTTTTCAAAAGGCTCTGGACTTTGGCGAAAGACTTAAACTTCGCGAACCGACGCATATCAAAAATTTGGTGAACCTTGCGCAAATCTATATCGCTTTGAAAAACTATAAACGAGCGATGGAGATGGTCGAAATCGCTTTGACGGTGGATCCGAATCACGAAGTCATATTAAAGATCCAAGAGATCCTAAGAAAGTATTCTCATAATCTTGCGGAAAGCGAGTCTTGA
- a CDS encoding NAD-dependent succinate-semialdehyde dehydrogenase codes for MSLELLQRKELFRQDAFWSGAWRKGNPDLKIEVTNPSNLEILGRVPSLGRKETLEAIQTSLHAFQDWSKRPAKERSILIRTWSDLMKKNREDLAVLMTLEQGKPLAESRGEIDYAASFLEWFAEEGKRVYGDIIPSHRRDTKIEVIKEPVGVCGILTPWNFPSSMITRKVGAALAAGCTVISKPSELTPFSALALAVLAQEAGIPEGVFQVLTGYPEEIANTLIDSSEVRKISFTGSTRVGKLIMERSSKTLKRLSLELGGNAPFLVFDDADLESAVKGAILSKFRNAGQTCVCANRFLIQKGIYNDFVSLFSESVLKLKTGNGLEKDITIGPLISELAVQKVENHVKDALDKGAKLQLGGKRIEPGKLFFSPTVISEVPENSLSMQEEVFGPVAPVYRFESMEEALQVANSTPSGLASYVFTEDYRKMRFLAENIKAGMLGINEGLISTEQVPFGGLKESGFGREGSKYGIQEYLNVKYVCIGGF; via the coding sequence TTGAGTTTAGAACTTCTTCAAAGAAAAGAATTATTCAGACAGGACGCATTTTGGAGTGGGGCTTGGAGAAAAGGTAATCCGGATCTCAAAATCGAAGTCACCAATCCTTCGAATTTAGAAATACTTGGTAGAGTTCCTTCTTTAGGACGGAAAGAAACCTTAGAAGCGATTCAAACTTCTCTTCACGCTTTTCAAGACTGGTCAAAAAGACCCGCAAAGGAACGTTCGATTTTAATTCGAACTTGGTCCGATCTGATGAAAAAAAATCGGGAAGACTTAGCGGTTCTTATGACCTTGGAACAAGGAAAACCGTTGGCGGAGTCGCGAGGAGAAATCGACTACGCGGCTTCTTTTTTGGAATGGTTTGCGGAAGAAGGGAAGAGAGTTTATGGAGATATCATTCCGAGTCATAGAAGAGACACAAAGATAGAAGTCATCAAAGAACCGGTCGGCGTTTGTGGAATTTTAACTCCGTGGAATTTTCCTTCTTCCATGATCACTCGAAAAGTGGGAGCCGCGTTAGCCGCCGGTTGCACCGTTATCAGCAAACCTTCCGAGCTCACGCCATTCTCCGCACTCGCGTTAGCCGTTCTTGCACAAGAGGCTGGAATTCCAGAGGGAGTTTTTCAAGTTCTAACGGGTTATCCGGAAGAAATCGCAAATACACTGATCGATTCTTCCGAAGTAAGGAAGATCAGTTTTACCGGTTCGACTCGCGTTGGCAAGTTGATCATGGAGAGAAGCTCTAAGACTTTGAAAAGACTTTCTCTCGAACTCGGAGGAAACGCACCTTTTTTGGTTTTTGACGACGCCGATTTGGAATCCGCGGTAAAAGGTGCGATTCTTTCTAAGTTTCGAAATGCGGGACAAACCTGCGTTTGTGCGAACCGATTTTTGATTCAGAAAGGAATTTATAATGATTTTGTAAGTTTATTTTCAGAATCGGTGCTAAAATTAAAAACCGGAAACGGTCTCGAAAAGGACATAACGATCGGCCCGTTGATAAGCGAATTGGCGGTTCAGAAGGTTGAAAACCACGTTAAGGATGCTTTGGATAAGGGAGCAAAACTCCAATTAGGCGGAAAAAGAATCGAGCCAGGTAAATTATTTTTTTCCCCAACGGTGATTTCAGAAGTTCCGGAAAATTCGCTTTCTATGCAGGAAGAAGTTTTTGGTCCCGTAGCTCCCGTTTATCGATTTGAATCGATGGAAGAAGCCTTGCAAGTGGCAAATTCTACACCTTCGGGTTTAGCATCCTACGTGTTTACCGAAGATTATCGTAAGATGCGATTTCTTGCCGAGAATATAAAAGCCGGAATGTTGGGAATCAACGAAGGACTGATATCCACCGAGCAAGTTCCCTTTGGCGGTTTGAAAGAATCCGGTTTTGGAAGAGAAGGATCTAAGTACGGGATTCAGGAATATCTTAACGTCAAATATGTCTGCATTGGTGGTTTTTAG
- a CDS encoding GMC family oxidoreductase yields MEQNKRTNVHYDYDYVIVGSGFGGSVSAMRLSQKGYSVAVLESGKRWRSEDFPKSNWSLNKYLWMPRIGFYGIQRLNLLKDFFLVSGAGVGGGSLVYANTLYVPGDKVLNSATFRKLGGKEKVLPFYSIASKMLGVTQNPQLYESDYILKEIAEEMGRGETFRPTPVGVYFGEKPGKLSKDPYFLGEGPDRVSCNHCGGCMVGCRFNSKNTLDKNYLYFAEKMGTKIFPESKVISLIPVNEQGEPDSSATGEFGYQIQTRSTTGFFGFPKKTLYAKNVILSAAAMGTVGLLLKMKQKGKMTRLSPALGDSVRTNSETVLAITNFTKDVDYSRGVAITSSIHPDEHTHMEPVRYPKGSDFFGTIASVLTDGGGKFPRPLKYFFTLFTNPVYFFKASWPFGFAQKSLILLVMQTLDNKIRLVRTRRFAWPFEKSMSSTLTEGEKTPAYIPIANETARRIAQKTGGIPRSSINDVLLNAPITGHIMGGCIMGDSPKEGVIDFENRVFGYQNLRVCDSSMITVNLGVNPSLSITALTERAMSLIPPKSGFKPVQFHFEKKFGITPLLNVSPITKNSKLNKKPKVKKVLTKKAKIRK; encoded by the coding sequence ATGGAACAAAATAAGAGAACAAATGTTCACTATGATTACGACTACGTCATAGTAGGTAGCGGCTTTGGTGGAAGTGTGTCCGCCATGAGGCTGAGCCAAAAAGGATACTCCGTTGCAGTATTAGAATCCGGTAAAAGATGGAGATCCGAAGACTTTCCAAAATCAAATTGGTCGCTTAACAAATATCTCTGGATGCCAAGAATCGGATTTTACGGAATACAGAGATTAAACCTCTTAAAAGACTTTTTTCTCGTAAGCGGAGCGGGAGTCGGAGGAGGAAGTCTCGTTTACGCAAATACACTTTATGTTCCGGGAGATAAGGTTCTCAATTCTGCCACCTTTAGAAAGTTAGGCGGTAAAGAGAAAGTTCTGCCTTTTTATTCTATAGCATCGAAAATGCTCGGTGTAACTCAAAATCCTCAGTTGTACGAATCGGATTATATTCTAAAAGAAATTGCGGAAGAGATGGGAAGAGGAGAAACTTTTCGCCCCACGCCGGTCGGAGTTTATTTCGGAGAAAAACCCGGTAAACTTTCAAAGGACCCTTACTTTTTAGGGGAAGGTCCGGATCGCGTTTCCTGCAATCACTGCGGCGGTTGTATGGTAGGTTGCAGATTCAATTCTAAGAATACGTTGGATAAAAATTATCTTTACTTTGCGGAGAAAATGGGAACGAAAATTTTTCCCGAATCAAAAGTGATTTCTCTGATTCCGGTCAACGAACAGGGAGAACCTGATTCTTCTGCGACTGGAGAATTCGGTTATCAAATTCAAACCCGTTCCACAACCGGATTTTTCGGATTCCCTAAAAAAACATTATATGCAAAAAATGTAATTCTTTCCGCGGCGGCGATGGGTACGGTTGGACTTCTTTTGAAGATGAAACAAAAGGGAAAGATGACAAGACTTTCGCCGGCGCTCGGAGACAGCGTCCGTACGAATAGTGAAACGGTCTTGGCGATTACAAACTTTACAAAGGACGTCGATTATTCCCGCGGAGTGGCGATTACTTCTTCGATTCATCCGGATGAACACACTCACATGGAACCGGTGCGTTATCCGAAAGGCTCCGACTTTTTCGGAACGATCGCTTCGGTTCTTACCGACGGCGGTGGAAAATTTCCAAGACCTCTCAAATATTTCTTCACGTTGTTCACCAATCCTGTTTATTTTTTCAAAGCGTCCTGGCCGTTTGGATTCGCTCAAAAATCTTTGATTCTTTTGGTTATGCAGACCTTGGACAATAAGATTCGATTGGTTCGCACCAGAAGATTTGCTTGGCCGTTTGAGAAAAGTATGAGTTCTACTCTTACGGAAGGAGAAAAAACTCCCGCGTATATTCCCATCGCAAATGAAACCGCAAGAAGGATCGCGCAGAAAACGGGCGGAATTCCGAGAAGCTCAATCAACGACGTTTTGTTAAATGCACCGATCACGGGTCATATCATGGGCGGCTGTATTATGGGAGATTCCCCGAAAGAAGGTGTGATCGATTTTGAAAATCGCGTCTTCGGTTATCAAAATCTGAGAGTCTGTGATAGTTCTATGATTACGGTGAACCTCGGAGTCAACCCGAGTCTTTCTATCACCGCTTTAACGGAAAGAGCGATGTCCTTAATTCCTCCTAAGAGCGGCTTTAAACCCGTGCAATTTCATTTTGAGAAAAAATTCGGTATTACTCCCTTGTTGAACGTTAGTCCGATAACTAAGAATTCTAAACTGAATAAGAAACCAAAGGTTAAAAAAGTTTTAACAAAAAAAGCAAAGATTCGTAAGTAA
- a CDS encoding flavin-containing monooxygenase, with protein MSSLPRVCVIGAGSSGIAVCKALKDKGVPFDCYEAGSEVGGNWRFNNDNKMSNIYKSLHINTHRDRMEYRDYPMPRSYADYPGHQKILKYFIDYVNHFGFRKNIHFKNPVVHADFQDDGTWLITTGDGKQKFYDALVVSNGHHWSQRWPDPPFPGKFTGKIIHSHSYVDPDNPIKLTGKRVVVLGMGNSAMDITVELCRPGVASKVFLAARRGAYIIPNYLFGKPLDKSTEMIPVHTPFWIKSFIMGLVLRFGVGKVEDFGLQKPDHKPGAAHPTISQDILVRLGRGDVTPKPNIESFNGNKVRFVDGSEEEVDAVIYCTGYNVKFPFFDENLIAAKDNHLPLFHRMVKPEFKNLFFVGLYQPLGAIMPLAEFQGKWISEYLTGNYQLPTAEEMNRTIEKYESQRKKRYVASTRHTMQVDFEDFLYDMKSELKKGTQRAKKNGNKVNVEAIAEHKQVSKNGVGPNKHGVKKKTGVLAKV; from the coding sequence ATGTCTTCATTGCCTCGTGTTTGTGTGATAGGAGCAGGTTCCAGTGGAATCGCGGTTTGCAAAGCTCTCAAAGATAAAGGAGTTCCTTTTGATTGTTATGAGGCGGGAAGCGAAGTAGGTGGGAACTGGAGATTCAACAACGACAACAAGATGAGTAATATTTATAAGTCTCTTCATATCAACACTCACAGAGATAGAATGGAATACAGAGACTACCCGATGCCTCGGAGTTATGCCGATTATCCGGGACATCAAAAAATCTTAAAATACTTTATCGATTATGTAAATCATTTCGGATTTCGAAAGAACATCCACTTCAAAAACCCGGTGGTTCACGCGGACTTCCAAGACGATGGAACTTGGTTGATCACTACTGGAGACGGAAAACAAAAATTCTACGATGCATTGGTAGTTTCCAATGGACATCACTGGTCGCAAAGATGGCCCGACCCTCCGTTCCCCGGTAAGTTTACGGGAAAGATCATCCACTCCCATTCTTACGTAGATCCCGATAACCCGATTAAACTCACAGGAAAAAGAGTCGTGGTTTTAGGAATGGGTAATAGCGCGATGGACATCACCGTCGAACTTTGCAGACCGGGGGTTGCTTCTAAAGTTTTTCTGGCCGCGAGAAGAGGGGCTTACATCATTCCAAATTATCTTTTTGGAAAACCATTGGATAAGTCCACGGAAATGATTCCGGTTCATACTCCATTCTGGATTAAGAGTTTTATCATGGGTTTAGTTCTTCGTTTTGGAGTGGGAAAGGTTGAAGACTTCGGTTTACAAAAACCGGATCACAAACCGGGAGCAGCACATCCGACGATTTCTCAGGACATTCTTGTCCGCTTAGGAAGAGGAGATGTAACTCCAAAACCGAATATCGAATCATTCAACGGAAACAAAGTTCGCTTTGTGGACGGAAGCGAAGAAGAAGTGGACGCGGTTATTTATTGCACGGGTTACAACGTTAAATTCCCGTTCTTTGACGAGAATTTAATCGCCGCTAAAGATAATCACTTACCTCTGTTTCATCGTATGGTTAAACCTGAGTTTAAGAATCTATTCTTCGTCGGTCTATACCAACCCTTAGGAGCTATCATGCCTCTGGCGGAATTTCAAGGTAAATGGATCTCCGAGTATCTAACGGGAAATTATCAGCTCCCGACCGCGGAAGAAATGAATCGAACGATCGAAAAATACGAATCGCAAAGGAAGAAACGTTATGTGGCATCGACCAGACATACGATGCAAGTCGACTTTGAGGATTTTCTCTACGATATGAAAAGCGAACTCAAAAAAGGGACTCAGAGAGCAAAGAAGAATGGAAACAAAGTAAACGTGGAAGCGATCGCGGAACACAAACAAGTTTCCAAAAACGGAGTCGGCCCAAACAAACACGGAGTCAAAAAGAAAACGGGTGTTCTTGCAAAAGTTTGA
- a CDS encoding alpha/beta hydrolase, whose protein sequence is MFLQKFERILLRWILKLPEGLLRRISGGILQKRGRILDAKLQMSLYLARTKPRVETLAPKEAREFFKTSMLLFDLEPEELFQVENFTIPVPQGRIGIRLYRPIKTLELQPALVYFHGGGFVIGDLDSHDRPLRYLAKKTGSMILSVDYRLGPEHKYPTAVEDSLVAYQWILKNAKELGILSKKFAVGGDSAGGNLAANLSILSKKKRIQSPLFQLLIYPYLDLLRMSASRNEFGRGYALTNKLLEYFNFHYLKNPLDAKEISASPILHKKKTDFPKTYIQLAGFDPLQDEALELIKSLKKAKVPVTHSMYESLVHGYFNFAGVIPEAKKALDELTIFIKEGFQIK, encoded by the coding sequence GTGTTCTTGCAAAAGTTTGAACGCATCCTTCTTCGATGGATCCTAAAGCTGCCGGAGGGACTTCTCAGAAGAATTTCCGGCGGCATTCTTCAGAAACGAGGAAGAATTTTGGATGCAAAACTCCAGATGTCCTTGTATCTCGCAAGAACGAAACCACGTGTTGAAACCCTCGCGCCAAAAGAGGCCAGAGAATTTTTTAAAACATCCATGCTTCTGTTCGATCTCGAACCGGAAGAATTATTTCAAGTTGAGAATTTTACAATTCCAGTTCCGCAAGGAAGAATCGGAATCAGGCTTTATAGACCGATAAAAACGCTGGAACTACAACCCGCTCTTGTTTATTTTCATGGAGGCGGATTTGTTATAGGCGACTTGGATTCACACGATCGTCCTCTGCGTTATCTTGCAAAAAAAACCGGCTCAATGATTCTTTCCGTTGATTACAGACTTGGGCCCGAGCATAAATATCCTACCGCGGTGGAAGACAGTCTTGTCGCTTATCAATGGATTCTTAAAAACGCAAAGGAGTTAGGAATTCTTTCCAAAAAATTCGCGGTCGGCGGAGACAGCGCCGGAGGCAACCTTGCGGCAAATCTTTCCATTCTATCTAAAAAGAAAAGAATTCAATCTCCTCTTTTTCAACTATTGATTTATCCTTATTTAGATCTTCTTCGAATGAGCGCGAGTCGAAATGAATTTGGTCGCGGTTATGCTCTAACGAACAAGTTATTGGAGTATTTTAATTTTCACTATTTGAAAAATCCGCTCGATGCAAAAGAGATCTCCGCGTCACCGATTCTTCATAAGAAAAAAACGGACTTCCCAAAAACTTATATTCAATTGGCTGGATTTGACCCGCTACAGGACGAAGCGTTGGAGTTGATCAAATCTCTAAAAAAAGCGAAGGTTCCGGTCACTCATAGTATGTATGAGAGTTTAGTTCACGGGTATTTTAATTTTGCAGGAGTGATTCCGGAAGCGAAGAAGGCTTTAGACGAACTCACGATTTTTATAAAAGAAGGATTTCAGATAAAATAA